One genomic segment of Rubeoparvulum massiliense includes these proteins:
- a CDS encoding M48 family metallopeptidase, which produces MLRHITLPNALTIQYEVIFRRRKTAEIRIQPGGTVMITVPLHTSEAAITELFVKKQRWITERLEAMKQRREAMSTHQFMSGEPFLYLGQVLTLQVNIDPAHKRKKPYITFTADHLVNGQFIVTLGEEDPIAIRTALEQWYRKQTFDIVNERIQHYQPLIQRQPSHVQVKEQKRRWGSCSSAGKLMFNWRISMAPLEILDYIVVHEMCHLIHMNHSHYFWQLVESILPDYHQQNDWLKEQGWRLDLEQYFIIFRGSSSMIY; this is translated from the coding sequence ATGTTAAGACATATCACACTACCCAATGCCCTGACCATTCAATATGAAGTCATCTTTCGGCGGCGTAAAACAGCAGAAATTCGCATTCAACCAGGAGGTACGGTGATGATCACCGTACCTCTACATACATCTGAAGCCGCCATTACAGAGTTATTCGTTAAGAAGCAACGCTGGATTACAGAAAGACTTGAAGCAATGAAGCAAAGAAGGGAAGCCATGAGCACTCACCAATTTATGAGCGGCGAACCCTTTCTTTATCTTGGACAGGTCCTTACTCTTCAGGTTAACATTGATCCCGCTCATAAGCGGAAGAAACCCTATATCACGTTCACCGCTGATCACCTTGTCAATGGTCAGTTTATTGTAACCCTTGGGGAAGAAGACCCCATTGCTATCCGTACAGCCTTAGAGCAATGGTATCGCAAGCAGACATTCGACATTGTGAATGAACGGATACAACACTATCAGCCCTTGATCCAACGTCAGCCCAGCCATGTACAAGTGAAGGAGCAGAAGCGGCGTTGGGGAAGCTGTTCCTCGGCAGGAAAACTGATGTTCAACTGGCGGATCAGCATGGCTCCTCTAGAAATTCTGGACTATATTGTGGTCCATGAAATGTGTCATCTCATCCATATGAACCATTCCCACTACTTCTGGCAGCTTGTCGAGAGCATATTACCTGATTATCACCAACAGAATGACTGGTTGAAGGAGCAGGGATGGAGGTTGGATTTGGAGCAGTACTTCATAATTTTTCGTGGAAGTAGTTCAATGATATACTAG
- a CDS encoding exodeoxyribonuclease III produces MKLVSWNVNGIRACVKKGFLDYFQEVNADIFCIQESKLQAGQIELDLQGYHQYWNYAIKKGYSGTAVFTKHEPLSVSYGVGEANEEPEGRIITLEFDQFYLVNVYTPNSQRDLARLNYRLVWEDKLRSYLQDLDNIKPVIYCGDLNVAHQEIDIKNAKANIGNSGFTYEEREKMTTLLNSGFVDTFRTLYPERTDAYSWWSYMNKARDRNIGWRIDYFIVSQRLKEKIDEAEIHAHVQGSDHCPVQLEIALS; encoded by the coding sequence ATAAAACTAGTCTCATGGAATGTAAACGGAATTCGAGCCTGTGTGAAGAAAGGTTTTTTAGATTATTTTCAGGAAGTCAATGCAGATATCTTCTGCATCCAAGAATCAAAACTACAAGCTGGGCAAATTGAGTTAGATTTGCAAGGCTATCATCAATATTGGAACTATGCGATTAAGAAGGGGTACTCTGGCACAGCTGTATTTACAAAGCATGAGCCGTTATCTGTTTCTTATGGAGTGGGAGAGGCTAATGAAGAACCTGAGGGTAGAATTATCACCCTAGAATTTGATCAGTTTTATCTTGTAAATGTTTATACGCCCAACTCACAACGGGATCTAGCCCGATTAAACTATCGTTTAGTATGGGAGGATAAACTACGAAGCTATCTTCAAGATCTAGATAACATAAAGCCCGTAATCTATTGTGGCGATCTCAATGTGGCCCATCAAGAAATTGATATCAAAAATGCCAAGGCCAATATTGGTAACTCCGGCTTTACCTATGAAGAGCGGGAAAAAATGACCACATTGCTTAATTCAGGATTTGTTGATACCTTTCGTACCCTTTATCCTGAACGGACCGATGCCTATTCGTGGTGGTCCTATATGAATAAAGCAAGAGACCGGAATATCGGCTGGCGCATCGACTACTTCATTGTTTCACAGCGATTGAAAGAAAAAATCGACGA